In Ooceraea biroi isolate clonal line C1 chromosome 1, Obir_v5.4, whole genome shotgun sequence, the genomic stretch GTATCACGCGCGAGAATATGTAATGCCATCATTTTGTAACTTCACTCTGCACatgcaatgtaaaatatacagcCGAATGATAGAACTTCTTCCTTCGTAGGATAtgtaatgatatatatttaaaagacaATATTACACGAATGTATGATATATACCGTCATTTTGTAACTTCTTAATCTTTGCATTCCTGAAACGagctgattttttatttttgcttgaatatatgttaaatatatgtaaattcgTTACATTTTTCGAGTAACGAGTAAATTTAACACTTAGTTTTATCATTaccttataaatttatcaacaagaaataatacttattaaaatatatttattttttaaaattaaattgtgaaATTGCAAAGTGTATTTTGGCTTCCATGCATTTCCATGTATTCAAAATTCATCAAAGAAAAAGTGTTGCAATTTTCTTGTCTACTGTATGCTCAGTTACAAAAAGATTGCAACATACTTCTTTTTGGATAAATTTTGGAATATAGAAGCATTATGAAAAGAATACGAACTACTATCTGCATTATTGATAGGATTCACATTGATTATTCGGAATGCTATATCTAATATACAATAACAACAGCAATCAagtgatatataatttcatttttatataattatattttaatgaaaatatcgctcttcattattatctataactataattttatcatatattagcattaaaaaaataacgactCAGTACTTACTTTTTGAGTAATTAGttgcttttaaaaaatataaatagtaaaCTTTTAGACAAAGGGACAGTAACTGTAATCCGAGTTATTTTTACAGAATAACTTTTCCAACCCTGACTATGTactataaatttgtaattttaatcttcacaTCTAACAAAAAAGAGATTAGTCGAAAGACAGAAGTTCTTCCTTTGTgggatatatgtataatgatatacagttgaaaaaaatacaatacaagTGTAATGCTATGTGCTATGATTTTGTAACTTCAATGAATCAATACTTCTAACacaaaaaaagtatttttggCGCAAATGCAAATCAAGCaggatatttttctaaaataattctagaattatacattaattataaaatataattatatataattataattacaaagagttatatacaaaaatagaagttaatatacataaatagaaGCTAAATTGACCTTAAAATATGTCATAGAAGGTGATACTCCATGTAAAGTGCACTTTGTAAAGTAGTAAAACGTTAAGTGAACATTATAATTGCGAACTTATGCTAGAGAGATTCTTTAATTGAAGAAATGAAAGATTTAATCATTCGCGTGTCGCTTATCCTCATATCTTGCGCGTAGAGGCTTTtgctaatttttcaaatatttctaattttagtACTGAGTTGTCCAATAATTTCCCTTTGTTTTCGAGATTAATATTGTATGGccttacatatatttatttatcactaCGGTTACTTGAATTATCGTAAGTCACGataattcgagtaagttaCTACAAAAGTAAAGCTCGCCTAAACGTAGTGTTATAGCTGCACTGATAAGATATATCTTAAGATATATCTTATGATTATCTTATAAATCTTGCTTAAATTATAtctcttaaaattaaatcacaGGTATTCGATTACTGTAAAAGTAAATTTCACATAAATCATTATCATACATGAGATCATCGACTTGTGAGCGATCCTGgacacatttttaaaaatcccGAATGATTAATTCCCGTCGTCCTCTTCTTCACTAGACAACAAATTCCCGAACGATTCATCGCCGTCGTTCTCTTCTTCACTGGACGAATCCGTGTTATAGTTCTGCACAATGTGCCTGTAATCGTTGTAACTCGAACTAAAATATCTCCTATCGGTTGCGGACTCGCCGTACAGATCGTCATCCGATACCGCGTCGAATGAGGATTCACTGTTATATCCCTTGCCGGAGCAATCGGGATCAGTATCTGGGTAGTCGTTTCGTGGATTCGACTCGGAATTCTCGTTCTCACTGTCATACCTAGATTCATTCGATTCGTAGTCGCACTCGTACATATACTCCTGCACCCAGATATCATTTTGCTCAAGACCGACGTCAGCCTGTGCGTAGTATAGGTCGTACACGTACTGCTCAATTTCCTGGAAACAAACACATCATGATTTCTTGGCGTTACACTAAATATGAGTTTCACAATTTACCTGTTCCTTTTCCGTGTCCTTTTCACTGTTCTGATCAAATGCATGGCTCCAGCAATCCTCTATTTCCACAAGCGTCGTACATTTATTCTCAAACTTCTCCTCACTCACAGTACTCAGAGGATGACAACTGATGACTTTGTAACGACCTCTTGTAGACTCTGAGTTTGCACACTTGCATATTTTTCTTGAAGTATTTGCAACGTTATCATTGTCAATAGGCCGCTTAATGCCCTTGACGTTCTCTGTGTTAACGTCAGATAGGAATGTAGCCAGGTGCTGCATCACATCTTCAGTCTGGAAGCAAATGATCGACTAGTCAGTCAGTTAATCCTTAATATGAAACTTATGGTACAAAATCCGAgccatataataaataataaataataataaacagcaATCATAATATTAAGGGCGAATTGCAGAATTCTCACCGGATCTTTGAGCGTGCCGGCAAATTGGGCAATAGTTTCTGCAGGCAAAACGCATACATCGGAGTCATCGGGTGAATCGAGTTTCCGTCGTTTGGCAAGAAACGAGAGCATGAGAGAGTCCGATGGCAGTTCGCTGCTCCTTCGTTTTACGCGTAAAACTGTCGtcattttcgataaaaaattctcGTAACACAACTGGCACCGACACTTCCGCGCAACAATACACAGATTGAAAACAGTTTGAGACAAGcaacttcttcttcttcttcttaatgTTTAATGGCACCCGATACCCGATCCCTTTCAGGTTCGATAcggccaattgcaaaaatgaagaaatacgaaatacgaaataacaagttgaaaaaaaagaaaactcggAACAACCGTTGAGCACCTGACGATTGTCCCCTTCGGAATCTTGAGACAAGCAACGAATGAATATAACTTCTTGTTGTATGGCTCAGTTGGCGAATAGCGCCCATACGCCAACACTAGATGaatgaatataaatacaaagagTCATTGAAAAGATGTGGTCGAGACTGACGACTTTACCACAGTAGAGAGCCTAGAATCAGAGTGACGACATCGGATATCCCCTTCTGATTGGTCCGCCATGTATCATCCGTTCTCGCCACTATTTCACTCATGCGATGAAGTCaagaaaaatgagaataaacAAACGGTATTAGGGGATAAATGAATAGTTTCATTTATCATCTAaaacaatatacagggtgtctggtaactcacgactcaacgctcgtgagtggataaagaggactgaactgagtggaaaagtcctataccattttgcaattttcacaatagttaacgagttattaattattaaaaatcgctatattagtccgacctaccgccgaatgcaagtgcgcggcgagatgcgaccgcctagcgatcaaagttgctaggcgcgagaagttgtttattacaaatggcatgcctagccattgccactgcgattgctaggcactcgatcgctaggcggtcgcatctcgccgcgcgcttgcattcggcggtaggccggactaatagcacgatttttaataattaataacttgataactattgtgaaaattgcaaaatggtataggacttttccactgACAAGGGGAGGCCACAGGATGTACCTAGACTTTTTGGACGAAACTTGGTGAGTATTTAGAGAACAATATGTAGATAACGGTAAGAGGGGTCTCCACTTTCGGAACTTTTCGGAAcccaaataaataagattacaatagtcattttttattacattcaatttttcctttcccgaacaaaattgagcaaaaattacttctgcaatcttcttttctaatcaaaatggaacaaccaaaattatatgtatatacagggtgtcccgtaaagaCCGGATGAACTCTtaagggtagattcctgagatgattttaaggcgaaaatcctaatactaaaatgtcgaggctataatagtttttgaattataagcatttataGTAAGCAAATCAGATCGCCTAAAGTTGACACGCTCAGACGTGGCACAACGCAAAGTGCTAAAGGCGAAAAGTAAATGTCGCTCTTCTTGTTTACATCGATACAAAGATTACTTATGCGAAGAtaagattacttttattaatatttctgcaaacgCGCATTGCGCAATGTAACCTTTTaccgttttttttaaatattggaaGTGgacatttttgtatttttatgtgatacaTAAAGCGCACGTTGTCAGATGACATTTCTTTCAGAAATCCGCTGTCAATTTCATATTCTACAGGCAAAACTATAGTTATCAAACAGTAACTATGTAATTagcaataatatgtatttagtttacaattatttaataaactaaGCAGCTATTATTGCTAATATCCAAATGAAACTCATTCAAGTAAAGTACTCTGTTAAGTATTCTGTTTGATAACTATAGTTTTGCCTGTAGAATATGAAATTGACAGCGGATTTCTGAAAGAAATGTCATCTGACAACGTGCGCTTTAtgtatcacataaaaatacaaaaatgtcCACttccaatatttaaaaaaaacggtAAAAGGTTACATTGCGCAATGCGcgtttgcagaaatattaataaaagtaatcttaTCTTCGCATAAGTAATCTTTGTATCGATGTAAACAAGAAGAGCGACATTTACTTTTCGCCTTTAGCACTTTGCGTTGTGCCACGTCTGAGCGTGTCAACTTTAGGCGATCTGATTTGCTTACtataaatgcttataattcaaaaactattatagcctcgacattttagtattaggattttcgccttaaaatcatctcaggaatctacccttaAGAGTTCATCCGGtctttacgggacaccctgtatatacatataattttggttgttccattttgattagaaaagaagattgcagaagtaatttttgctcaattttgttcgggaaaggaaaaattgaatgtaataaaaaatgactattgtaatcttatttatttgggTTCCGAAAAGTTCCGAAAGTGGAGACCCCTCTTACCGTTATCTACATATTGTTCTCTAAATACTCACCAAGTTTCGTCCAAAAAGTCCAGGTACATCCTGTGGCCTCCCCTTGtcagttcagtccgctttatccactcacgagcattgagtcgtgagttaccggacaccctgtatataatatttacatagTTTTTATTACTGTTAATAGACTATCATTTATTCTACCTGATTTTTTCTTCTGTACAATCAAAAAAAGATTAGTGTCATTTCAATTCGTGGTAATACAGGcgactccagcttccccttaactatataactatataattttaattatgtatagCGTATTTTACACCGATcgtttgatacgcgtatcaaataATACATTTGAGCTAATCAGCCAATGACTAAACGGATGCACTagttatttactatttaataCGCGTATTTAACAATCGGTATAAACTAGGCCTATAACTCAAAAGGTGAAATCAAatgatacattattttatatcttagtACCTGTCACTTACATCGCTTCGAAAAAAGTTaattcagttttattattagcaTTGGCCGTATTCAGCAGACTCAACCACTTATGTTAGTAGCAATCGAACATATTCTAACTTTTAGAACCAACAAATCAACATCTAGTGCCAGCGGAAAATCTAGTAATGTTGTCCAaccagagaggaacctgagagcggccatgctgccgtttacgcccatatttttgcattgagaaattgagaaatacaacaccgaatgtgaacttacattccatttaacatgcacatgcacatgATTTCATAATGACAAAAGatcatgtgcatgttaaatggaatgtaagttcacattcggtattgtatttctcaatacaaaaatatgggcgtaaacggcagcgtggccgctctcaggttcctctctggtCCAACTGTTGAGTCTACTGAATGCGGCCATTGTTGCAACAATTGTTCTTGATGtttctattataaataagaacattaatttgtatatttcgAGCATTCGATAGGAATAGTAGTAGATGAAACAACTGTTAAATACTGTTTCTTTGCATCTCAAATAAAGGAGGAAGAACTGATAACAAAAAACATactgtaaaaattttattgaaaatgtaaatgtaaatgacggaaacattcttttatatttaacattgtCGTTCTTGTTTTACAAAAGGAACTTTGCTTCGATGGTTCAATGGcctattaattacatttatggCACTTagaattagatattttatcatGGACGTGTGTTTGGGAAGAGCTAAAATGTACCACAAATATAATGTAagcaaatacaattaaaaatttagattttaaaAGTATAGTCAATTCAAATCCGGTTACTTTTCCCAttagattaataaaatgtttagcAAAAGTataaacaaatacaaatatggatgaaaatagtaaaattttagACTTGATCATATATGTATTccttaaagaaataatttttttaattgctttcTAATAACGtcttacataaatatatataacatatctaTTTAGGaaactataatttattgttttatttcgtttttgcaagtttttcttacaataatgagttcaatataaatacaaatgtaaACGCAAAATGTACGTACCAAATATGCAAGATATTATGATCTTGcgaatgtattttaataaattcatacaATATAGCTAAATAATATACTTCATAATTCATGCTATATGTAAAAGACAGTAgacattttacatatgtatacgtatacgtatacgttTTTTAGTGTATAAAATctgtaaattaattcgatgtttCTAATTTTTACCTGATTCTCAGAACTATTTCAGACTtaaattttctcttccttttgtactgttgatattaaaatatatcaaacaaTGCGacgtgatatatatatatatatatatatatatatatatgtatatcaataattgaaattgctctctattacttttgtaaataaatctttataaatctaaattcgttgaaatttaaatattttatgaataaattttaaatttcgtaaaaatattgtacCAATTTGtggatttaatattatataaaatacagatataTATCCTAAAtaggtgtgtgcgtgtgtgtgtgtacacaaaTTTTCTTCCATTATCTAtacaaatatcaaaaatagaGCATAAaagaattcgtaaaattaaatgcTATAGTTGTTACTTGTATATGtcgtacgcacgcacacacgcgcgcgcgctttatcAACTTTCGCACGTCagtatataaagtatataaagtatatttatatgcgATTACTAAAATAGTTTATATCCTGTCTTAGAAAGTTGTGCCTCTAAATTTGCGCTTTCGTACATTTCATTCctataactttttattttcatgtatgaaaggaagaaaaagtgAGTATAAATCAGAAATCAGTTCATTATTCCTATGCTGGAGACATGCCTatcatacaataaaatcatttgTCATCAATCATTTAGACACAACGCGTTTATTATTTGTACtcttattccttttttttaaacgggTGTAAGGTGCGTTTGAGtaagttttcttttatttacagTTGCACCTTCCGTAATATCAATGGTTGTTAGATCCTTTATTAAAGCGTTCACGTCGTGCGAaagtattttatcttttaatttatgaattacGTTCTCTATGTTCTTTACTTGTTTCCTATGTTTCGCAAGATAACGTTGTTGCTTCTTCTTTtgtattcgaaaatttaatctaTTACTTAATTCGAACCACTTTATTCTTTCTTGTTCGACCCATGTAgagtttttcgattttttctctttgGACGATCGTTTATTGGAAAAGTTATGAAGCATTGATTGTCCGGAAGGTGCCTTgtctttgttcttttttttccctcttttgcTATAATTTTCCGATAATGCATTTGGTTGGTCCTTGCACTCTTTTTGCATCTCCGAGTTTTTTCCACACGTTTTATCATACAAAAATTCGTGTCCTTTtacatttgcaattttatttggaTCCTTTTGCTTGTCATAAGGATCTGTTTCCTGGTTACTCTGTGCTTTTTTCTCATCATTTGACATTAACGAATACCAGGTAGAAATGTCTCTGTTACACAACCTTTTGGTTATGTTCTTGATACACATATCACCTAGTTCCTCGATTGTTATTACACAGTTCCTGACTTGTTCCTGACTTCTCgctcgtttctttttattgcagtCTCTGTTCTTCTCTTGTTCTAACTTATCTAATTTTGTTTCATCTAATTTTACTAGTTCTGGTACTTTCTTTAGAATGTTCATACATTGCAtgcttttatttaaagaaaatggtGCCTCGAGACTCTCATTAGTTGCTTTATCTTCCAAGCTGCTCTCCAATAAACCTGTATCCTCTTTAGTTTTTCTCCGTTTCttaatctttctctttatacgggcttttttatcgttttgttGTGGAGATTTACACGCTAATTCCATGCCTTTATCTGTGCCTTCTTCAATGTTACAGATACGCAACTGTCGCGATAAATTGTCCatccttcttctttccttcttccttGTGCTCTTGGACTTAACAACAAATAGTTCTGTCTCAGATTGCGAAGTATTGCCGTTGCTGTCATTTTCCTGCTCGATTTCCTCGGTTTCCTCGCACTCCGCTTTCATCTCTCTGTGAATCATCATGGTGTCTGCTGCAACTGAACTTGAGTTCGACTGAGACACATCACTGGCATTGACATTTGAAAACATGTTATCCTGTAGTGCAAGCCTCTCCAGCTTGCCACTTAATGTGTGACCGTGTCGCGCAGTTTTGTGTACTGTTCTACTACCGCAAGCCTTATAAATCTGATCGTCCAACAGTGGAACATGAATAGTGCTCTTCGTAGATTTTTTCTTATCTGATATCGCGGAAAGACGTATCAAATTACCATCTTGGAGGGTAGAAGTGTTCTCGAACTTCTCGTATGCTTCCCGCTGAGACTCTTGCGACTCGTGCTTCGATTTCGCAGGATTCTTCGGAGACAGTAACGTCAACCAGTCGTACTCATTACTTTCGTATCCTATACCTGCGTTATCGAGCTTTATGATCGGTTTCAAGGCTTCTGTGATGCCACTTTCATTTTTGCCAAGTCCTTTCcctgaaaaaaaaatgaaaaaggaagagatcGATAATTTGCCCTACTATTATTTCCATTCAGCACATGACAATGGTTTCATATTATCCCTGTCATCATGCAACAATTATTGATTTGCAACATCAAGGGCAAAACAAGTAttacatttgttttatattacactttgataatgcaaaatatcgaaatattgaGAGATGTAATACACGCATAACACATCTTTTTGTGTAAATGTgtgtattctttttattatttttattattattattaataataaaaataaagtgtgCATTACAGGGATACGCAAATGGATCCGGCCCGCGACGTCCAAGCTTGAACcgcaaaaaaatgaaaaataaactgaattattatcgccgaataataataacaattaaaattttctcttaaaatatgtatttctattaaaaaatatatacagggtgctcCCAGATTAAATCGccaaactgaaaatatagtttcagaatatcaaaacaaaacaaaagttTCCTCTAGAAGTATGCTCACAAACGCTTCGTTCAAGAGATATTGACTTCTGAAGTTAGGATATACTTGTTAATGAGTTTTGATCGAAATGCTGAATATGACGGCATATTCACGGCGAGCAGCGTTAGCATTTGTTTATGGTGCAAACAAAAACCTGTAAATGATTTTTGATCttcgaaacaaaaaaagacaACAAAACTCCGTCCATTTGTACCAAATAATCGTTAGGCCaacgattattttttataactggACGGAGCTTTGTTGTCTTCTTTTTTCGTTACAAAGATCAAAACTCATTTACAGGTTTTTGTTTGCACCATAAACAAATGCTAACGCTGCTCGCCGTGAATACGCCGTCATAGTGCAGTATTTCGATCAAAATCCATCAACAAGTATCCGAACTTCAGAAGTCAATATCTCTTGAACGAAGCGTTTGTGAGCATAATTCTAGAGGAaacttttgttttgttttgatattctgaatctatattttcagtttgACCATTTAATCCGGgagcaccctgtataatagaataaacattttatttattaataccaaGATGGGAAAGCACagttttcacattaaaattgcattttatataattaaagtataaCTGCTTTTATGGCAAAGTTACCAAAATCTtgatcttattattattatagcaatattaataaagaacaTTTAAAAACATGATTAGCCATGCATATATTAGGTTAATGCATAATTTCT encodes the following:
- the LOC105284855 gene encoding probable RNA polymerase II nuclear localization protein SLC7A6OS, whose amino-acid sequence is MTTVLRVKRRSSELPSDSLMLSFLAKRRKLDSPDDSDVCVLPAETIAQFAGTLKDPTEDVMQHLATFLSDVNTENVKGIKRPIDNDNVANTSRKICKCANSESTRGRYKVISCHPLSTVSEEKFENKCTTLVEIEDCWSHAFDQNSEKDTEKEQEIEQYVYDLYYAQADVGLEQNDIWVQEYMYECDYESNESRYDSENENSESNPRNDYPDTDPDCSGKGYNSESSFDAVSDDDLYGESATDRRYFSSSYNDYRHIVQNYNTDSSSEEENDGDESFGNLLSSEEEDDGN
- the LOC105284856 gene encoding G patch domain-containing protein 4, with amino-acid sequence MSNFAKSQMLKYGWTEGKGLGKNESGITEALKPIIKLDNAGIGYESNEYDWLTLLSPKNPAKSKHESQESQREAYEKFENTSTLQDGNLIRLSAISDKKKSTKSTIHVPLLDDQIYKACGSRTVHKTARHGHTLSGKLERLALQDNMFSNVNASDVSQSNSSSVAADTMMIHREMKAECEETEEIEQENDSNGNTSQSETELFVVKSKSTRKKERRRMDNLSRQLRICNIEEGTDKGMELACKSPQQNDKKARIKRKIKKRRKTKEDTGLLESSLEDKATNESLEAPFSLNKSMQCMNILKKVPELVKLDETKLDKLEQEKNRDCNKKKRARSQEQVRNCVITIEELGDMCIKNITKRLCNRDISTWYSLMSNDEKKAQSNQETDPYDKQKDPNKIANVKGHEFLYDKTCGKNSEMQKECKDQPNALSENYSKRGKKKNKDKAPSGQSMLHNFSNKRSSKEKKSKNSTWVEQERIKWFELSNRLNFRIQKKKQQRYLAKHRKQVKNIENVIHKLKDKILSHDVNALIKDLTTIDITEGATVNKRKLTQTHLTPV